Proteins from a genomic interval of Rhizobium etli CFN 42:
- a CDS encoding response regulator, with translation MAFLGISGMQYSGEMFAGARIIVAEDSNVFTSMISKRLKELFDINVEICRNFEDLQFAYDKSSDPITLAISNINLPGAENGEALEYLVDLSIPTIVFTGTFHESMRDKLMAKDIVDYILKDNVFAVDLLAESICRFLTNHRHHVLIVDDSATARALLSSRLKRYNFRVSTAENGAKALEILKANRDIGLMITDYNMPDIDGFELTRRIRANIGSHELRIIGVSSSSNRLLSARFLKAGGNDFMLRPFIDEEFYCRVNQNLDTLLQIQSMRKERAVA, from the coding sequence ATGGCGTTTTTGGGTATTTCGGGGATGCAATATTCCGGAGAGATGTTTGCCGGCGCGCGTATTATCGTCGCGGAAGATTCAAACGTCTTCACCTCGATGATCAGCAAACGCCTCAAGGAATTGTTCGACATTAATGTCGAGATCTGCCGCAACTTCGAGGATTTGCAGTTTGCCTACGACAAATCTTCCGATCCGATCACGCTGGCGATCTCGAATATCAATCTGCCCGGCGCCGAAAACGGTGAGGCGTTGGAATATCTGGTCGATCTCTCCATTCCCACCATCGTCTTTACCGGCACCTTCCATGAAAGCATGCGCGACAAGCTGATGGCCAAGGATATCGTCGATTATATCCTGAAGGACAACGTCTTCGCCGTCGACCTCCTGGCCGAATCGATCTGCCGGTTCTTGACCAATCACCGCCATCACGTGCTGATCGTCGACGACAGTGCGACGGCGCGCGCCCTGCTTTCGAGCCGACTGAAACGCTATAATTTCCGCGTCAGCACCGCCGAAAACGGCGCCAAGGCATTGGAAATCCTGAAGGCCAACCGCGACATCGGCCTGATGATCACCGATTACAATATGCCCGATATAGACGGCTTCGAGCTGACCCGGCGCATTCGCGCCAATATAGGCTCACATGAACTGCGCATCATCGGCGTTTCCTCCTCCTCGAACCGGCTGCTTTCGGCGCGGTTCCTCAAAGCCGGCGGCAATGATTTCATGTTGCGCCCCTTCATCGACGAGGAGTTCTACTGCCGCGTCAATCAGAATCTCGATACGCTTTTGCAAATCCAGTCGATGCGCAAGGAGCGGGCGGTTGCCTGA